A window of Caretta caretta isolate rCarCar2 chromosome 11, rCarCar1.hap1, whole genome shotgun sequence contains these coding sequences:
- the LOC125644921 gene encoding caspase-8, which produces MSADIYKLLFFISEELDSETLMALKFLSLEYIPLKNQENIQDPKDFFQKLQKKGLIEEDDLSFLKELMFRVNRIDLLTGKLSSSRDEMERELQIPNKAKVSPYRQLLYRISEEITSEEVASVRFLLQKELPKKKLQDNATILKLFIEMEKAGIMNETKLKVLKSILQEVRPDLVQKINTYEVETQAPDESITSLEPSFQSLTITEGHIHQEVPCPKTCAFVGPGELGAKEAVSVPKLKNSYRMDNNPHGYCVILNNSDFKNPDETRTGTDKDAEALKQVFEWLQFETIEHRNLEAKEIHETIKKYSKKDHSNMDCFICCLLSHGEKGKVYGIDWNSAAVKDLVSCFTGTECPSLAGKPKLFFIQACQGKTGQKSILVEEDSSRQLETDALPLPSIPDWADILISMATVEDFECYRYIERGSAFIQCLCKGIESFCPQRMDLLTILTQVNKEMGEKDFNGKKQMPEIKSTLRRQLIFQMSTSDN; this is translated from the exons ATGAGCGCAGATATATACAAGCTTCTCTTCTTCATCAGCGAGGAACTGGACTCAGAAACCTTGATGGCCCTGAAGTTTCTGAGTCTAGAGTACATCCCACTGAAGAATCAGGAAAACATTCAGGATCCCAAAGATTTTTTCCAAAAGCTCCAGAAGAAGGGACTGATAGAAGAGGATGATCTGTCCTTCTTAAAGGAGCTAATGTTCAGAGTAAACCGCATAGACCTCCTGACTGGTAAACTGAGCTCCAGCAGAGACGAAATGGAGAGGGAGCTTCAAATCCCAAACAAGGCAAAAGTTTCACCATATAG GCAACTACTTTACAGAATCTCTGAAGAAATAACTAGTGAAGAAGTTGCCAGTGTAAGATTCCTGCTGCAAAAGGAGCTTCCAAAGAAGAAGCTTCAGGACAATGCT acaatatTGAAGCTCTTTATAGAAATGGAAAAAGCTGGGATAATGAATGAAACCAAATTAAAGGTGCTGAAGAGTATTTTACAGGAAGTTAGACCTGACCTGGTGCAAAAAATTAATACCTACGAAGTAGAAACACAAG CCCCAGATGAATCGATCACAAGCTTGGAACCTTCTTTTCAGAGCCTGACAATTACCGAAG GTCATATTCACCAGGAAGTTCCTTGCCCTAAAACATGTGCATTTGTGGGCCCAGGTGAATTGGGAGCAAAGGAAGCAGTGTCAGTGCCAAAG CTCAAGAACTCCTACAGAATGGACAATAATCCTCATGGCTATTGTGTGATACTGAAcaactctgattttaaaaatcctgatgAAACCAGGACAGGCACAGACAAAGATGCTG AGGCTCTGAAACAGGTCTTTGAGTGGCTTCAGTTTGAGACAATCGAGCACCGAAACCTAGAAGCAAAGGAAATCCATGAGACAATCAAAAAGTATAGCAAGAAGGACCATAGCAACATGGACTGTTTCATTTGCTGCTTACTCTCACATGGCGAAAAAGGTAAAGTATATGGGATAGACTGGAATTCTGCAGCCGTCAAAGATCTGGTCTCCTGCTTCACTGGAACTGAGTGCCCCTCGCTTGCTGGCAAACCCAAACTCTTCTTTATTCAAGCCTGCCAAGGTAAGACAGGGCAGAAAAGTATCCTAGTGGAAGAAGATTCTTCTCGACAGCTGGAGACAGATGCTTTACCCTTGCCTTCCATTCCTGACTGGGCTGATATCCTCATTAGTATGGCTACAGTGGAAGACTTTGAGTGCTACAGATACATAGAGAGAGGCAGCGCATTCATTCAGTGCCTCTGCAAGGGAATAGAGTCTTTCTGCCCACA GCGTATGGATCTGCTGACCATCCTGACACAAGTCAACAAAGAAATGGGAGAAAAAGATTTTAATGGGAAAAAGCAGATGCCGGAAATAAAATCAACCCTGCGGAGACAACTGATCTTCCAGATGTCAACGTCAGACAATTAA